The Thermosipho affectus DNA window GGAATTGATAGAAGTCTAAGGGAAATGAAAAAAGCTGATATAGTACTTTTCGTATTAGATGCTAGTACCGGATTTACGAAAGAAGATGAGTTCATATTAAAAGAGATAGAAAATAATAATTTTATTCCTATTTGGAATAAATGTGATAGTAGTTTGAAAATTAACAAGAAATTTGAAGACGAAGTGAAAATAAGTGCTCTTACTGGAGAGGGATTAAGAAATCTTGAAAATAAAATAATGTCAAAAGTAAAAGATATAGTGAAAAGTGGTACTTCATCGCATATAACAACTCAAAGACAAGTAGAAATATTGGAAAGAGTTAATTTATATCTGGAACGTGCGGTTAAAAGTTTAGAAGAAGGTTTTGAATTGGATATTATATCTTTTGATTTAAGAAAGGCTTTAGAAGAACTTGATACATTACTAGGAAAAAGGTTTACGGATGATTTGTTGGATAATATTTTTTCAAATTTCTGTGTTGGAAAATAAAAAAACACGGGCCTTTTTTTGGCCCGCTCAAAGCTGTGGGGGGTGTATCTCAAGGGGGATAGGGGGTTTCTCTAATTAAAATAATACACGAGTTATGTTACAAAGTTAGTCAGACCAAAGTTTCTATTATGAACCATTTGTGTTAATAATTAATTAAAACTTTTGCTTTTAATAATATTTAAATGTTTTTTCCCGCTTTTGCATATATTTTGACTTAGTTTGTGTAATTTTGGTTCGTAATTAATTATGAATTTATCTACTTCCCGTATCTTTTGGTGCGATACTTTTTATCCATTTTACGTAATCTGGATAATTTCTGGTTTGTATATATACATTACCAGGGCCTTCAAAATCGACTACTAGTCCTTCTCCACCAAAGATTGTGGATTTGATTCCACCAAAAGTTCTAACAGAGTATTTTACAGTTTCATCAAATGCAACAACATGTCCAGTATCAACGGTTAGTTTTTCTACTGGTTGAAGTGTGATTTTAAATATAGCACCAAAAGAAGAAATTGCCACTTTACCAATGCCAGATAATTTTAATAAAAAGAACCCTTCACCTGAAAAAAATGTTTTAAATCCTCCAAATTTTGTATCTAAATCGATATTTTCTTCTGATGCTAAATATGAAGTTGATTGTAAAAACACTGTTCCATTTAGATCAATTACATCAATATCTCCAGGGAGTCTAGGAGCAAATAATATAGTACTTTTATTTTTCGCAGTATATTTGTTCAAAAATATATGTTCTCCTCCTAGGAAAGCCCTTTTTAAGGCTTTGAAAACTCCACCTGTTGTCGTCTTTATGTCCACATTTCCGGAAATAGAAACCATTGCACCTGATTCCCCTATAACTGTTTCTCCTGGATCTAAATGCGCGAAAAGTATAGCATAGGATCCTTTAAATTCGACCTTAAATTCCATTTTAACCCTCCTTTAATTTAAAATCAAATATTTTATGTTAATATTTATTGCGAGGTGAGAGTATGAAAAAACTATTTTTTTCGATTATAATTATATCATTTTTGGTATTTGATTTTTTTGTTATTTATTCAGAATTTAATTATTTCCCGTTATTTGAGAAAGAAATAGAGGTAAGTTTTGAAAGTTGGAAAGATTTAAAAAATTTTTTTGATGAAATAGGATATACTTCTTTGAAAAATTCTCCAAGAGTTTATTTAAAATCATTCCCAAAAGATTTAAAAGATGCACCGGTAGATGTACGAAAAGAGCTTTTTGTAAAAATAATGTTGCCGATAATAAGAAAGGTAAATAGTGAAATTCTGGCTGAAAGAGAGAAAATCATTATTTTGAAAAAAAAAGGGGACTTGGGTAAATTGAGAAAATTTATGAAAAAGTACTATGCAAAATCATATGATGAATTATTGATAAAGGTGGATAAAATTCCCGAGGATTTGGCAATTGCTCAGGCAGCTATTGAATCTGCGTGGGGAACGAGTAAATTTGCCGTTTACGCAAATAATATTTTTGGCGAATGGACATACGAACCTGGTACTGGAATAGTACCAGACGAAAGGCCAGATGGTGAAATATATGAGATAGAATATTTTAGAACTTTAGAAGATTCTGTGAGAAGTTATGCTTTAAATTTGAACAGATTACCGTATTATAAAAAATTCAGACTAATACGTGCGGGAATAGAAAAAGGCCATCCTGCAGATGGCCTAGTGTATTATTCTCAAATGAGGGAAAAATACGTAGAAATAGTAAAAACTGTGATAAAGCATCTTCCAAAATTATAAAACAAATATATTTTCACTTCTAAAGTTTTTGAGTATATTTTTTGTGTCAAATACAAACGGGACATTCTCAATAATTAGGTTATAGTCTACTCCTAAAGTATGTCCGGTAGTAACTATAGCACCGTCAAAGTTTTTTAAATTATCTTTGGTGAGTTTAATTGATTTATATTTTTTACCATTTAATTCAAATTCAGGTATAAATGGGTCGAAATAGGAAATATTTGTCTTTTTTCTTTCAAGTATTTCAATTACTTTTAGGGCAGGACTTTCTCTCATGTCGTCTATATTTCCCTTGTAAGCAACTCCAAGTACTAAAATATTACTACCGTTAAATGGTTTTTTGAATTCATTTAAAATATCTCCAAGTCTTTGTACAACGTAATATGGCATTTCATCTGCGATTTGTCCCGCTTGTTCAACCAGCATTAGGTGTAAATCATATTCTCTTGCTTTATAGGATAAATAAAATGGATCAATTGGAATACAGTGACCACCTATTCCGGGGCCGGGGTAAAATGGCATATATCCGAAAGGTTTTGTGGCAGCTGCATTTATTACTTCCCAAATATTTACATCCATTTTTTCGGCAACTTTTGTCATTTCTTGTACAAGTGCAATATTTACCAATCTAAATGTGTTTTCCAAAATTTTTGCCATTTCAGCTGTTTTGGGCGAACTTACCGGAAATACAGGAGCATCTAAGACATTTTCATACAATGCTTTTGCATGTTTTGTACATTCTTTTGTGATGCCTCCAACTACTTTTGGAGTATTTCTTGTTTTATACCTAATATTTCCTGGATCTACCCTTTCAGGGCTAAATGCTAGATAAAAATCATTTCCAATTTTTAAGCCTGTTTCTAGTAAAATAGGTAAAACTACTTCTTCCGTTGTTCCAGGATAGGTGGTGCTTTCAAGTATTATAAGCTGTTCTTTGTGAAGCCTTTTTGCGATATCTTTAGAAGTTTGAATAATGTATGAAAGATCAGGTTGCTTAAATTTATCTAAAGGAGTAGGCACACAAATACTCACAACGTCACATTTTGAAAGTTCATCAAAATTTGTTGTTGCACTGAGTATCTTTTTTGAAACTAATTCTTTTAGTTCTTCATCTTGAACATCACCTATATAATTTTGTCCTGAATTTACCATATCTACTCTTTTTTGTTGTATGTCAAAACCAATAACTTTGTAACCTGCTCTTGCTTTTTCAACTGCGAGTGGTAGTCCAACGTATCCTAAGCCCATTACACCAATTAATGCTTTTTTTTCTATTATCTTGCTATATAATTTACTCATAGTTACACCTCCGTATATTCGTTCATTGAGTGAATACACATACATTATATTATCTTATTTTGAGAATGTCAAGTGAATAGATGGTCATGATAGAAAGCGATACAATACTTGAAGAATTTTAGAACTTAGAATGGTTTTATCAATAACTTACTAAAACTACAGATTATGATTATGTGTGTAATTTTTTGAAAATTAAAAGTAAAAAGGTATGTTGTGTAATTTGATTTTTGGTATAATATAGATATGAAAAAAATTATATTGATAATAATTATTATTTCTACATTTATTTTTTCATTTTCTTTGGATGAAGTTCTAGTAGATGTTGAATCTGTAAATTATCGACTAGAGAATATTTTTTTATTTTCTGGAACTTTTTTATTAGATGGTTATGTAAATAGTTTAGATTTATCAATGTTTAACAATGTTATTATTGAGAAAATAAACAGTATGGGCGAATTGGATTTTTTGACGTTTTTGGGAATTACATCTTTTTTAGTTTGTTTTGATGATCCATATACTTCGTTTACAATGGTTGAAAGTGTTGGATTCACAAGTGTGATAACATATTCCTTAAAAATGATTATTGGTAGAGGAAGACCTAATAGTTATGAAAAACCATTTGTTTTTAATTTTTTTTCCTTCGAAGGTAAAAATCATTCATTTCCTTCGGGACATAGCGCATTTGCATGGGCACTTTTTACGCCAATTGCTGAAAGATATGGTGACTTTTTTTATTTAGTACCCTTTTTGTTTTCTTTTTCACGGTTAGTTGGAAATTATCATTGGTTAAGTGATGTTGTTTTTGGGGCTTTAATAGGATATTCGATTGGTAAATCATTTTATATAACTTCCAGGTGAGAACCTGGAAGTTTTTTTATTTTAAGGTATAATTAGTTTGTAAAGCTAAATATAAGGAGAGATTATATGGCTATTGCGAATAGAATTATATTTTTTACTTTGATTAATGGGATTTCAAGAAATATTTATCAGGTGTTGTTTAATTTGTACTTAAAAAATTTAGGATATCAAAACGACATTATAGGAACCATAATGTCTGTTAATCTTTGGGGTAGTGCCATTTTGGGTTTAATAATAGGAATTTTATCGGATAAATACGGTAGAAAAAAGATGTTATTTGTTGTTCAACCATTGGTTTCTCTTTTTGCTATATTACGTTTGAATCCTTCAAATTTAATGTTGCTTTATGTTTTTTCATTTTTATTTGGAGGTTTTAACGCTTCTATTAGACTTTTAACTGATGTATTTTTGGTTGAAAATACGCATCATAAGAACAGAGCAAAGTATTTTGGATTGAATTTTGGGGTTAATATGTTTACGGGTGTTTTAGGAAATGGAATAGGCGGATTTTTAGGTGATTTGTTAGGGTTTAGATTTACAATGATACTTGCTATGGTTTTAAGGGTTTTTTCGATTTTGCCAGTGATGAATATAATTGAAAATAAGGTGAAAGTTGAAAATGTTAAATTAAATGAGTTTCAAAAGAAAATATTTGCATTTTATATCTTTTCAACTGCGAGCGTAGGGTTTGGTGCAGGATTATTCATACATTTTGGAAATGTGATTTTTTACGATTTATTTTCTTTGACTGCTACTTTTATAGGTTTTATACTTGCATTGGCACAGCTAGGTACAAGTATTGGTTCAACTTTTTCGCATAAACTGGGTAAAAAATTTGGAGCTGCAAAGGTTTTAATGTTATCAAATATGGTTGTTCCTATTTTAATTTTATTATTAGCTTTTATAAGGGAACCAATAACGTTTACAACAATTTATATAGGCAGATTTACTATTATGAATATGGTTAATCCTATTTTCAACACACTCGTATTATCTTATCTTCCATCCAATATTTTAGCATCTAGTACTGGTATAAGGAATTTC harbors:
- a CDS encoding TIGR00266 family protein, giving the protein MEFKVEFKGSYAILFAHLDPGETVIGESGAMVSISGNVDIKTTTGGVFKALKRAFLGGEHIFLNKYTAKNKSTILFAPRLPGDIDVIDLNGTVFLQSTSYLASEENIDLDTKFGGFKTFFSGEGFFLLKLSGIGKVAISSFGAIFKITLQPVEKLTVDTGHVVAFDETVKYSVRTFGGIKSTIFGGEGLVVDFEGPGNVYIQTRNYPDYVKWIKSIAPKDTGSR
- a CDS encoding phosphatase PAP2 family protein — its product is MKKIILIIIIISTFIFSFSLDEVLVDVESVNYRLENIFLFSGTFLLDGYVNSLDLSMFNNVIIEKINSMGELDFLTFLGITSFLVCFDDPYTSFTMVESVGFTSVITYSLKMIIGRGRPNSYEKPFVFNFFSFEGKNHSFPSGHSAFAWALFTPIAERYGDFFYLVPFLFSFSRLVGNYHWLSDVVFGALIGYSIGKSFYITSR
- a CDS encoding nucleotide sugar dehydrogenase, encoding MSKLYSKIIEKKALIGVMGLGYVGLPLAVEKARAGYKVIGFDIQQKRVDMVNSGQNYIGDVQDEELKELVSKKILSATTNFDELSKCDVVSICVPTPLDKFKQPDLSYIIQTSKDIAKRLHKEQLIILESTTYPGTTEEVVLPILLETGLKIGNDFYLAFSPERVDPGNIRYKTRNTPKVVGGITKECTKHAKALYENVLDAPVFPVSSPKTAEMAKILENTFRLVNIALVQEMTKVAEKMDVNIWEVINAAATKPFGYMPFYPGPGIGGHCIPIDPFYLSYKAREYDLHLMLVEQAGQIADEMPYYVVQRLGDILNEFKKPFNGSNILVLGVAYKGNIDDMRESPALKVIEILERKKTNISYFDPFIPEFELNGKKYKSIKLTKDNLKNFDGAIVTTGHTLGVDYNLIIENVPFVFDTKNILKNFRSENIFVL
- a CDS encoding glucosaminidase domain-containing protein; its protein translation is MKKLFFSIIIISFLVFDFFVIYSEFNYFPLFEKEIEVSFESWKDLKNFFDEIGYTSLKNSPRVYLKSFPKDLKDAPVDVRKELFVKIMLPIIRKVNSEILAEREKIIILKKKGDLGKLRKFMKKYYAKSYDELLIKVDKIPEDLAIAQAAIESAWGTSKFAVYANNIFGEWTYEPGTGIVPDERPDGEIYEIEYFRTLEDSVRSYALNLNRLPYYKKFRLIRAGIEKGHPADGLVYYSQMREKYVEIVKTVIKHLPKL
- a CDS encoding MFS transporter, giving the protein MAIANRIIFFTLINGISRNIYQVLFNLYLKNLGYQNDIIGTIMSVNLWGSAILGLIIGILSDKYGRKKMLFVVQPLVSLFAILRLNPSNLMLLYVFSFLFGGFNASIRLLTDVFLVENTHHKNRAKYFGLNFGVNMFTGVLGNGIGGFLGDLLGFRFTMILAMVLRVFSILPVMNIIENKVKVENVKLNEFQKKIFAFYIFSTASVGFGAGLFIHFGNVIFYDLFSLTATFIGFILALAQLGTSIGSTFSHKLGKKFGAAKVLMLSNMVVPILILLLAFIREPITFTTIYIGRFTIMNMVNPIFNTLVLSYLPSNILASSTGIRNFANNVSRAFAAILFSVLALSSKGYMIIFLISSVFYFINGFLMIIFYKNMVGKDKRFYD